From Longimicrobiales bacterium, one genomic window encodes:
- a CDS encoding class I SAM-dependent methyltransferase has translation MEATAEVAVNHDTLNELLGRTLVDIGAAVQAPLMILGSRLGLFEALADGFVTTSELAERTGTTERYVREWVRAQAAAGYVAYDADTDRYALTPEQALVFADRTSPAYLIVGFEQAMIMGARSEQVEESFRTGEGIRWHDHDPNLSCSTARFFEPGYRANLVSGWLPALEGAEEKLRAGARVADVGCGYGISTRLMAEAFPESRFFGFDYHEGSIDAANADARAAGVADRVTFERTTAKDFPGRGYDLITMFDCLHDLGDPVGAAMHAKQALAPDGILMVVEPRAGDRVEENLNPVGRLYYAASTLICTPTSLSQEVGLALGAQAGEAAIRAVLEEAGFTRFRRAAETPFNLVFEARI, from the coding sequence ATGGAAGCCACGGCAGAAGTCGCAGTGAATCACGACACGCTGAATGAGCTGCTCGGGCGAACGCTCGTCGATATTGGCGCGGCGGTCCAGGCGCCGCTGATGATTCTTGGCAGCCGGCTGGGCCTCTTCGAGGCACTGGCGGACGGATTCGTCACGACGTCGGAGCTGGCCGAGCGCACGGGCACTACCGAGCGTTACGTGCGCGAGTGGGTGCGGGCACAGGCGGCGGCAGGATACGTCGCATACGATGCCGACACCGATCGCTACGCGCTCACGCCGGAGCAGGCGCTGGTGTTCGCGGACAGGACCAGCCCCGCCTACCTGATCGTCGGCTTCGAGCAGGCGATGATCATGGGCGCGCGCAGTGAGCAGGTCGAAGAGTCGTTCCGCACAGGCGAAGGGATTCGCTGGCACGATCACGACCCGAACCTGTCATGCTCGACAGCGCGGTTCTTCGAGCCGGGGTACCGCGCAAACCTGGTGAGCGGCTGGCTGCCGGCGCTCGAGGGCGCGGAGGAGAAGCTGCGGGCAGGGGCCCGTGTCGCGGATGTCGGGTGCGGATACGGCATCTCAACCAGGCTGATGGCCGAGGCGTTCCCGGAGTCGCGGTTCTTCGGGTTCGACTATCACGAAGGATCGATCGACGCTGCGAATGCGGATGCCCGTGCAGCCGGCGTAGCCGACCGCGTGACGTTCGAGCGCACGACCGCCAAGGACTTTCCGGGGCGCGGCTACGACCTCATTACGATGTTCGATTGTCTGCACGATCTGGGCGATCCCGTAGGTGCGGCGATGCATGCGAAGCAGGCCCTGGCGCCGGACGGCATCCTGATGGTCGTCGAGCCGCGTGCGGGCGATCGCGTCGAGGAGAATCTCAATCCGGTCGGCCGTCTCTACTACGCGGCATCGACTCTGATCTGCACGCCGACGTCGCTCAGCCAGGAGGTCGGGCTGGCGCTGGGCGCGCAGGCGGGCGAGGCGGCGATCCGGGCGGTGCTCGAGGAGGCGGGCTTCACGCGCTTCCGTCGCGCCGCCGAGACCCCGTTCAACCTCGTGTTCGAGGCGCGGATCTGA
- a CDS encoding alpha/beta fold hydrolase produces MLGPVEVHTDDGRVLVPNGAKQRLLLATLILHAPRVVSADRLVDVLWGEHLPDDPAGALRTQISRLRALLTEAGGEGLLVRGDVPGYRLTPGPDQLDVTVFEQLVSRARSVSAPQRALALADDALALWRDDAYVEFRELPHFLGEAARLNQLRNSVQERRVECLLAVGRTGEAVAAAEDLILADPLSERHRALAMQALYQAGRQHDALAAFQDYRRLLSTELGLDPSPALREMERQIIQHAAPPQAPVAGVAAYTLEVVHAPQVVPGSEPSQDIRFAASADGVRLAYATVGSGPPLVKAANWLNHLEFDWESPVWRRLFRELAARRTFIRYDERGSGLSDRDPVDMSLDAWVLDLECIVDACGLDRFPLLGISQGCAVCIEYAARHPERVSGLILHGGYAAGWRADPSFGPAEIARRDASIEIVRHGWGEDTPAYRQMFTQTFIPGGNAAEIEWFNELQRRTVSPAMAARFMETFAYIDVRARLAEVRAPTLVLHSRGDARIHFEKGRELAMGIPGARFVLLESENHLILEHEPAFDYWMREALRFLAEETLD; encoded by the coding sequence GTGCTGGGACCTGTCGAGGTTCACACCGATGACGGACGCGTTCTGGTGCCGAACGGCGCCAAGCAGCGGCTCCTGCTCGCCACGCTCATCCTGCACGCACCCCGGGTCGTGTCTGCGGATCGCCTCGTGGACGTGCTGTGGGGCGAGCACCTTCCGGATGATCCGGCCGGCGCGCTCCGCACTCAGATCTCGCGCCTGCGCGCACTGCTGACGGAGGCCGGAGGAGAGGGGCTGCTCGTGCGCGGGGATGTGCCCGGCTACCGCCTGACGCCCGGGCCGGACCAGCTGGACGTGACGGTGTTCGAGCAGCTGGTGAGCCGCGCCCGGTCAGTGTCGGCGCCGCAGCGGGCTCTGGCGCTGGCCGACGACGCGCTGGCGCTGTGGCGCGATGACGCGTACGTCGAGTTTCGTGAGCTGCCCCACTTTCTGGGCGAGGCGGCCCGACTGAACCAGCTGCGGAACAGCGTGCAGGAGCGTCGCGTGGAATGCCTGCTCGCGGTCGGCCGGACCGGCGAGGCTGTGGCAGCGGCCGAGGACCTGATCCTGGCCGATCCGTTGAGCGAGCGGCATCGCGCGCTGGCCATGCAGGCTCTCTATCAGGCCGGTCGTCAGCACGATGCGCTCGCTGCCTTCCAGGACTACAGGCGACTGCTCAGTACGGAGCTCGGCCTCGACCCCTCGCCGGCGCTGCGCGAGATGGAGCGGCAGATCATCCAGCATGCCGCGCCGCCGCAGGCCCCCGTGGCTGGCGTGGCCGCATACACACTCGAGGTGGTACATGCGCCTCAGGTCGTGCCGGGCAGCGAGCCCAGCCAGGACATCCGCTTCGCCGCCAGCGCCGACGGCGTGCGCCTCGCCTATGCGACCGTCGGCAGCGGTCCGCCGCTGGTGAAGGCCGCCAACTGGCTCAACCACCTGGAGTTCGACTGGGAGAGTCCCGTCTGGCGCCGCCTGTTCCGCGAGCTCGCCGCACGACGCACGTTCATACGATATGACGAACGTGGCAGCGGTCTCTCCGACCGCGACCCGGTGGACATGTCGCTCGATGCCTGGGTCCTTGACCTGGAATGCATCGTGGACGCGTGCGGCCTCGATCGGTTTCCCCTGCTCGGCATCTCGCAGGGCTGCGCGGTATGCATCGAGTACGCCGCGCGCCACCCCGAGCGCGTCTCCGGACTCATCCTGCACGGCGGCTACGCGGCCGGCTGGCGCGCGGATCCGAGCTTCGGCCCCGCAGAGATCGCGCGCCGCGATGCGAGCATCGAGATCGTGCGTCACGGCTGGGGCGAGGACACGCCGGCGTACCGGCAGATGTTCACGCAGACGTTCATACCCGGCGGGAACGCAGCGGAGATCGAGTGGTTCAACGAGCTGCAGCGCCGGACAGTATCGCCGGCGATGGCAGCGCGCTTCATGGAAACGTTCGCGTACATCGATGTGCGCGCTCGTCTTGCGGAAGTGCGTGCACCGACGCTCGTTCTGCACAGCCGCGGCGACGCCCGCATCCATTTCGAGAAGGGTCGCGAGCTGGCCATGGGAATACCCGGTGCGCGGTTCGTGCTGCTGGAGAGCGAGAACCATCTGATCCTCGAGCACGAGCCCGCGTTCGATTACTGGATGCGCGAGGCGCTCCGATTCCTGGCCGAGGAAACGCTGGACTGA
- a CDS encoding GNAT family N-acetyltransferase translates to MDITFRTAEAGDLPQIVALLADDVLGRKREAAGDALAESYVEAFEAIDGDPNNELIVGCMDGRIVATLQLTFTPSLSFQGSWRATVESVRTDSALRGRGIGAALMEHAIDRARARGCGIVQLTTNKARGDARRFYERLGFSATHEGMKLMLE, encoded by the coding sequence ATGGACATCACATTTCGCACGGCTGAAGCCGGAGACCTGCCGCAGATCGTCGCACTGCTGGCCGATGACGTGCTGGGCCGGAAACGCGAGGCCGCGGGCGATGCGCTCGCGGAGAGCTACGTGGAAGCGTTCGAGGCGATCGACGGGGATCCGAACAACGAGCTGATCGTGGGCTGCATGGATGGCAGGATCGTGGCAACGCTGCAGCTGACGTTCACACCGTCACTCTCGTTTCAGGGCTCCTGGCGCGCCACTGTCGAGAGTGTGCGAACGGACTCCGCGCTGCGTGGCCGCGGGATCGGCGCCGCCCTGATGGAGCATGCGATCGACCGTGCGCGGGCGCGGGGCTGCGGCATCGTGCAGCTGACCACGAACAAGGCGCGTGGCGACGCGCGGCGCTTCTACGAGCGGCTCGGCTTCAGCGCCACCCACGAAGGCATGAAGCTGATGCTCGAGTAA
- a CDS encoding tetratricopeptide repeat protein, translating into MNRIGVTMVALLVLAACRGDEGLRDDQATGSIDSAAWRAARELPQDVLAALDSGNAAFRAKDYNAARDQYRRAIELAPEESAGWFGLSMVERQLGNVAAADSAMQRVTELTPQSSLVAPATDSNSIHP; encoded by the coding sequence ATGAATAGAATCGGTGTGACGATGGTGGCGCTGCTCGTCCTTGCCGCATGCCGCGGGGATGAAGGGTTGCGCGACGATCAGGCGACGGGGAGCATCGATTCCGCGGCCTGGCGCGCGGCACGCGAGCTCCCGCAGGACGTGCTGGCGGCACTGGACAGCGGCAATGCCGCGTTCCGCGCAAAGGACTACAACGCTGCGCGCGATCAGTACCGGCGCGCAATCGAGCTGGCCCCGGAGGAATCAGCGGGCTGGTTCGGCCTGTCCATGGTCGAGCGTCAGCTCGGCAACGTCGCCGCCGCGGACTCGGCGATGCAGCGTGTCACGGAGCTGACGCCGCAGTCGTCGCTGGTGGCGCCGGCGACGGACAGCAACTCGATCCATCCATAG